The genomic segment gaggaccacagATGTCTGCCGGACCCGCTGCCTCCTGACAGCCGCCAACaggtccccatcctctcctacggcaccaggctcctgtcattctccatccttggccggaagTGCGAGTGGGACTTCATCGTCACAgatgttaggaccccgctcctgggtgtggacttcctcgcccacttcagactGGTAGTCGAAGTCGGCAGCAagtgcctgctggacaccgagccctgccagtccctgcccttgtcgccggggccccagggagcccataATCTGTTCCGTTGCTCCCCACCAGTtatcctgaaggaattcccagaggtgttcaaacccgagcttcaTCAGGTTCCAGGGCCCTGTaaacatgggatatatcatcaTATCAAGACAAGGACCCCGACGCATGCAAAGTTCCAAAGGCTTCCCCCatagcaccttcaggaggccaagaaggcctttgccgagatggaacggatgggcatatgcaagaaggctcccagcccatgggcctcacCCCTTCACATGATACAAAAAGCAGACAGCACCTGGAGATCCTGCAgcaactacaggtggctcaacctcgctacagaacccgaccactaccctctaccaaagatgcaggacctaatggcctccttccatggggccaaaatattctcaaagttagatctcttgaagtcatattttcaggtaccagtagctccagagggcatccccaaaaccgccatcgtctggcctttcgggtcctacgtctttgccttctccacctttggcctgaggaatgcaggggcgacctttcagagactgatggacagcatgctgagggacctgaacttctgcgtctgctacgtcgatgatatcctaattttttccagatcccacagggAACACCTAtggcacatccagaaggtcctgcagcgcctgcaggagagtggcctcgtcaggttcgacaagtgcaccttcggcgtcgataaGATGGAATTCCTAGGCCAGTAGATATCCCCAGGGCGTCCGCCCAGTTTCATCGAAAGTCGAGGCCATCGATTTTAGGTTCCCcaccctacctccatcagggccatacaagaatttctcggaatggtcaactactacaggagattcatctcAGGGATCGCGCACACTATGGCCCCCACAGAGATCCTCAAGGGCTATCCGAAAACTTTggagtggggccccgaccagcaaataggcccttctccctgacgaagacTGCCCTCGCCAAGGGAagagctttggcccaccaggaccccggTGCTCCTCCAGTTGACAATGGACACCAGCAATGTCGCCTGCGGGGCCGCCCTGAAATTTCAAGTCATCAacagagcccctcagcccatcgccttcttcagcagaaaactcagccccaccgagtcccgctacagcaccattgacagggaactcttcgcagtgtACCAGGcagtacgccacttcaaattcctcctggagggtacgcccttcacagtttggacggatcaccagctgctggtccacaccttcacaaagc from the Macrobrachium rosenbergii isolate ZJJX-2024 chromosome 43, ASM4041242v1, whole genome shotgun sequence genome contains:
- the LOC136828550 gene encoding uncharacterized protein, producing MAAASETPRGPAPVGFYVHDAVSSRMMLIDTGAMQSVFLPSREDHRCLPDPLPPDSRQQVPILSYGTRLLSFSILGRKCEWDFIVTDVRTPLLGVDFLAHFRLVVEVGSKCLLDTEPCQSLPLSPGPQGAHNLFRCSPPVILKEFPEVFKPELHQVPGPCKHGIYHHIKTRTPTHAKFQRLPP